From the Musa acuminata AAA Group cultivar baxijiao chromosome BXJ3-1, Cavendish_Baxijiao_AAA, whole genome shotgun sequence genome, the window AGTAAAACACATCATAGGTTCAAGAGTAAAACTAACCAAATTCAACTGAAAATATAGGTAAAATATATGGAGAAAATACAAGGGCCCAAAATAGTTGAGCAACACCGAAAGACTCACTAGATTATAGGTGAAATCTGCTTCAACATGTATAGATGAGAAAGAACCAACAAACGAATACCTGGTCAGATCAGTGCATATGGCTTGGTACTCACATTCCAACCTATGATCAATTCGCAGACTTGGTACCGGTTCATACCAGGTGTTCACTGTATCAGATGATCTGCCTAGTTTTTTActggtatgtatacatataccagATAGTAGGCAGTCTGATACCCAGATCCAACGCGCCTTCCACCCATTTAAGCATGAAACCAGTTACCAGAGCCCGTTCTCATCTTTCACTCTACACTCTCAGTTGTTCACACTCTCATTCTAAAATCTTTTTTCTCAAATCAAGTTTCGATTTCAAGCAAATCAAGCTTCAAGTTAAAGAAATAATCCTTGTTTACTCCAAAAAAGGTAAAAATGAAGCTAAACTTCAAACTTTTATTCCGAAGCAACAAAAATGACAGTACAAATAACTATCACATCACATCATTTATCGGTTGCAAGCACCTTCTCCCTTGTACACCTGCAACAACCATTCATAAAAAGACTTGGAAAAGCTGGTTTACATCCACTGTAATTTGCAAAGCTACTTACCTAGGGCTGGACAAAAGAGGAGGTCCGTTAGATCCATTAGATACAGAGTTTTATCATTAATGATTTGAATCCAATGATAGACTGGTTAAGCCCAATAGAGAGTTATGATGATCCACTGCTTGATGAGGATGGAGATCTACCATAACCATCTTGATTCATTCTAAAACAAATCAAGGAGCACCTACAGTATGAGATTGTTCAGTATAAGGAGATCCAATGTTAGGATGTGGTTAGGTTACCAATAGTCAGTCCTCCATGGACCACACATAGCGAGTCAATCTTAATCATGCTAGCTTAATGAGAGAAGCTGCCCATCGCACTCATTTAATTCATTGGATGTTATCAATGAGCAATAACTCGATTCAAACGATAAGATTAATTCAACATGCTATTTTGATCAGTTTGTAAGGTCAGCAATGATGACAGTGAGATGGATAGTAGGAAGGGACAAAGGTCTCATGGTCTTATATGCAAATATAAATTGATAGAGTGTGGACTGAGGTTTACATGTCACTCAAGATAAAAGTTATAGTGTCATATTATCCACCAAATTAATTAACGGTCTAAAAGCCATAAGCAAAAGGGAAGATAGTTGATATTTTCCACAAATGAGAAAGAGCTAACATAAGAACCAgtcaaatatttcatatgtcacccAAGATAAATGTTATAGTGCCAAATCATCCACTAAATTGATTTATGATAGCAAAAGGGAAGATAGATGATATTTTCTAGAATGATAAAGAGCATAAATGTGAATGAGTCAAATGGGACGTCCTCGGTATCGCAACATTCCTACCAACCCGGATTTCATGAATCACGAAAAAGAGACTTCATACAGTTCTTCAACGTCAGTATTCTGATGGTAATTCGACTGCTCAACGGCAAAGGTAGTTGTACTTGTACTAACCCTAGACCTACTATGCCTTCAATCTTCATAGTGGCATGTACTCCAATTGTATTTAATCACGATGTCACGATTATCCTTACATCATCAGAGCAGACAGTATCAAATGTTATGATTGTGGACAAAAGTATTCTTCAAAAGTATAATCTTGATCAAACAACTCATATTGTGGACCTGATCCACCTCCCGCACCGGCATGATAATCCTTTCGGTGGAAGTAACAACTAACAACATAACAATTTTTAAGTCTCTGTGTTTGATAGTATGTCACCTATATATTTCTAAAGCCCACAATAACATTTTTAAAAGCTTTTTATGCATGTTTTCTCAACATTGTTTTAAATAGATCATAAGAATATTTTTATCATTACTGAACCAAAGAAACTAAATAAACAAAATTTAGATTAGATTTGATGCACGCTATAATGTCCGATCAGTATTGACGACGACCACTGGTATGAGACTGttctaatttatttctcatttaaataAAACTAAGCAGTTTAGAGAGAATTCTACAAATGTCACGAATTGCCACTTGACAATATCTTCAATGTTTACAATTTAGTTTACTAGATTACGCAAGAATATAAAAAGGAAGCAAATGATTCAAAAAATGGAAGAAAACAAAACTTGATTTTGGTTAAAGACCATAAATCTTAATTAAAAATTGTTACCTCTACAAAGAAGTTTCAGCATCTTGTAGATGAAAAATCTAATAATCAAATATATCATCAAAAAAGGAAGATTATActtcaaattaaatataaaaatatatcttcttCACAGAAGGAAAGCTGTAATAATTGATATGACATATATAATGTAATCATATCCTCATTTTGGTAGCTTTTGCCTTTTTTTTCCTTGTCTTATAAAAAGGGATAAATAAAATGTAAATAAAGATACAAAAATGGATGAATGAACGAATTCCCACATTACGTAGTGTGAGACCACATCTTTTTCCAATAACATGATTCCATTGTCCACGTCCGAGATGTGTGAAGACATATACTTTCATCTTGGTAGTTTCTCATGCGAGTAAAATAGTTATTTTGTAATTATTTTCTATTATTATCCTTTCCTTCCCTTCTCTCTTTCCTTCTCTCTATTCTAACCTGAAAAATACAAAATAAGATCATCCTCCATTGTGGactcatccttcatcatcagactTTGTATTAGAGCCCGTCCTACATCAACTAGTATCGATATTGAATTGAGATTTTAATTCTTCGAAAGCATTAGGCCACCCAACAGACAAATAAATCTTAATAACTTTGAATGTGtcaatttcaaaatatttttagtcATTGCAGGCACATGAAACATAATTTAGACTGTTCATGCAACAAAATCCTTAGACACTAATTTTCAGCTATTCGAGATGCAGTTCCAAAAAAAACGAGCAGAATCATCATGTCCTTTTTGCATCGTGACATAAACAAAAAATTAAGTAGTAATAGtcatttctttcttttgattGTCCTAACGAATAACAATAGCATGACCACTGAAAGGAAGAAGGATCATACATACTTCCAAGTCCAACTCTAGGTTACATAAGAAATtaagaatttaaaaatataaaaatagtacTAACAAACTTAATGCAAAATGAATATAAAAAGCATATATAAGATGAAGGTTATGGAAATATAGCTTAGAATGaaaaaagaatattctttaaaatgCCGCCTTAGAAGGCAACAGTCTCACTAGATAGACAGCTTACTGCAAATTACGCCTGCGAATTGTGGACTCTTCACCACCTCCTAGAAGAAGCTCCCTCTACAAATAAAGAGAAAGGAAAACAAGGATGATTAACTTAGTTACTAACCTATGGGAAATTTAATACATAATCTGAGATATAACAATTAGATATCTAATGACTGGCTTCCTGGATTATCCATTAGAACATAAAAAAAAGTACAAACATAACCAGAAATCCAAGTTGAAGAATGGTCACCTCTTCCTGAGCAGCTTTTCTTATGTTGCTTTTGGCTTGTAAATTGGCATTCCTCAAACTCGAATGCAAACTGGTAGTAGAACAGGATATGAGaaggaaaaaaacaaaaattaaggTCAGTAGAACTTAATAGATATTTCATAGCAGAATGCAAAACCAAATCTAGGCAAGTTAAAGAAATCTGCAGTTGCATGTTCCGGAAAGAAATTTATTTAGAGATTTACGTTTGGTACTGTTCCTTCCAAAATTCTAAAGTTAGCTGGGCAGATTGCATTTCTTCTTCCGTGGAAAGCTGCTGGGCAAGAAAATCAAGTTTAAACTGCAATGATCTAAGCAGTGCGAGGGCATCTTGTGCAGCACCATTTAATCTAGGAAGAGAATTTGCTTCCTCTGTCCCTCTTCCAGATGTTCCACAACTTTCAATGGACTTGATGTGCTCTTGAATCTGCAGAATCGACTGATCCCATTCCTTCTTGATATTTGCAACAGCTTGTGCAACCTCATCCATTCTAAATTAGACAAAAGTAGTACTTAAGCAAACAAACTAGATGGAAAGAGAGTAATCATATTGAAGAGCAGACAAAAACCTCAGAAAATAAGCATACCTTAAACTTCGGCCAAACTATAGTTACAGATAAACTATACAGAAAGCCTAGCAAATGCAATTTTGTTATAGAGCCTCCACTCTGaacaataataaaaaacaaataataCAGATTAGAATATGCAAAAATTCAAAGACATTAAATATATCAGAGTGGCTCATTACAAGCAAAACAGATTTGCTAATTGTCCTATGAAGATACTGGTTCACACAAAGTGAATAACTGATGgtaaaataagaaaattttacaCTGTGCTTTACCATCGATAGCAACACATCTATTCTATGCAGTGTAGTCAATGGTGCTAGGTGCTAAAAGAAGCCAAGGTGCCAAAATGCCCAAGGCGAGTGAAGTGAGGCGAAACCAgatattaaaatttaagaaatctatatcatgattgataaatataattAGTAAAGTAAAAATAACACACCAAATTCATTGAGTGTACCAAATTACATTGTCCACATCTAATAacaaaattgacaaaagaaaacaaGATTTACAAGGGTTAGGTGGTTGCGGGTTGCTATCGGTTGGGAGGGGAATAGGTAGGAGAAGGTATGGGAAAGGGTTGCTGTTGGTTGGGATGTTCGGTGTCtggaagagggagggggagagagaagAGGAGGTATGGGAGAGGGTCGTTGTCTGTTGGGTGGCTGTGGGTTGCTGCCAGTTGCGAGcggaagaggaaggagaaggggGCTGTGGTACGGGAGCAGGGAGGAAGAGCATGCTATCGGGGAAGCGGGGGAGGGGGAAGATACTGGCGGCCGAAGCAGGAAGAGAAGCATAGGATGACACAGGAGCAGCTGCAACAACGGGGGGAAGACGCTGGCGGCTGCGGCGGAGGAGGACGACGGAAAGGGGTGCTGTCGGGCTCCAGGAAGTGTGCAAAGGCGGCAGAGGAGAAGGGGTAAGAGAGAGATGCCGAGGAAGAGCCCACCTGAGGAAGACGCCGCCGTCGCCGATCGCCGATAGAGAGGAAGAAGACGCAGCCGATTAGGGCTCGTACGTTCCCGCGGTGTGGGAGGGGTGAAGACTGGTTGATCTGGTTTAATCGAACCAGAATCAGTAGATCTAAGCTCGACGCCAGCTCAACCAAGGCTCGACTTGAATTAGACGGGCCCTGCCCGACCCGCCCAAACCGACTCTCCACATTACAGTACGTCAAATGGAATCGCTCGGAAAACTAATCGGAGACTGTTCTTCGAACTCATCTATCTAATCCAAACGATCTCGTCAAGACGAACAAAACTGAATAAGACAATGTCATCCAAATGACCATCACAAAACTGAACGAGACGAACAATCTCTTCATATCTTAATCAAGAAACAGTGATCCACGAGATCTACGACATTTCAGAGAAAATTTTACCCATTACGCAGCGATCTCTTGATCTAAGCAAACAAACGAAACAAGCATTTAGGGTTTTCAGGGAAAGATATTTTACCACAGAAAGAGAGCAGGCAGGAAGGCGTCCTGATCTGCTGGGTGAGGCGAAAACAAGGGCGGGCGTTAGGTAGAGACGAAGGCGGTGCCGCCAGAAGCGTGAGGCAGAGGTAGGGATGGCGATGGGCGGGGCTGCGGAGTGAGATCGAGAGGAATGCGGCGCAGCCCGCAGCGTGAAGCGGCGCCGTCTGCGGGTTAGGCGGAGAGCAGACCGGCTTTCGAGTGAGATCACTTCTAAGAAATAGCCCTATGAATTGatttatttatgcatataaactaataaattaatttatatatttttacatcttaaatattattttgttaGTAAAAGAAGAGTTCAGTCATTGACGAAGGAGACGCAAAACACAAATCCCATATTAACCGTACAAGTGCTACATGGACCGCTAACTCACTACCAATGAAATGTAACAGCTGCAATTACGCTAAACCAATCGATCAAAGCACATGACTCGTCTACAAGAACCTATGAACACCACCACATTCCAAGAGGCTAAGCAAACACCACAGTCTCAGTACTAAATCAAACCTATGGACTAGATCGAACGAGCTGAGATCACAGACGCTCGCTCAGGTGCGTGCATCCATGGCCAGAATGGAGCTCAGGTTCATCGGGCTCATGTACTCCTCAAGCCCAGTCATGAACTGGCTCACGATGATCCTGTTGGCTTTCTCGGTGGGATGGAACGCGTCCCAGAACGCATAAATGTTCCTGTTAGGGCACAGATTCGACAGAATGGTGCAGAGACCGATCCCGTTGTAGGGTCCCTGGCCGCAGCATGCAACCCTCGACGTGATGAACCCTAAGAGAGAAAGCAAACACGGCATCGGTATCAGGCAGTGAATGAGCCAGCCACATGCAGTGTCATAAACTTGTTGCCTCACCGTATGCTCCAGGGTTGGTGATGAAGTCCATGTGCATCTTGTAGGCATTGACAGCGACGAAGACGGAGGAGCCATATTGAGTGTTGAGGTCACTCAACAGCTGCATCAACTGGGGGTTGTACAGGTCGGGGACTCGTTGCAGCTCGGGGTCGCAGGCGCCGGTCCTGCTCCGCAACGCGAGCTCCGCCGGGACGCAGCCGAGTGGGCCGATTCCGGTGACTAGGACTCGCCGGCTACCCAGTTCATACAGCCTCTGCGCGGTTGCGAGTACTGAAATTAACTTCACAGTGGAGACGGAGGAAGCAGGAGGTGGAGAAGATGCGTACTGAAAGAATCTTCTTGTACTCGGAGACGAGATAGCGGACGTAGTCAGGCAAGGCGAACTGTCGAGATCTGAGAGAGAAAGGCACGAGGTAGTAGTTGTTGACGAAGTCGTTCCCGCCGAGGGTTATCAGGACGAGGCCTTCGTTCACCAGGCGTTCCGTCTTCTCCGGGCCGATCAGGGAGCTCAGCCTCTGCTGGTACTGCTCGAAGTACTGCAGCTGCTTCGTGATCCTAATTATGTTCGCCTGCAGACATACGTACGGCGGAGATGAGTAAACGCCCGGCCGGGCGCTTGGCTTCCCTCGTAATGTAGTGCGCGAGGAGAGACTTACGAACTGGATTCCCGTGTCGTTGAGGATCCCGATGCCGGCCGATGCGAAGTTGGCGCCCACCAGAAGCCGCTCTCCGTGGAGCTCGGGGCTCAAGTACGGCAACGTCGATTCGGCTCCGAGGTATTCACCTGAGAGACACCGGCACGGTTAGCTCAAAGGCGAGCAGAAGGGAGTAGAGACTCGTTATGCCTCCCGAGTGTTCGTTCAAATGCGTTTTCGTCGACGACGTACTGACGATATCAGGGACGTTCTTGCCATTAGAGAACCGGCCTGTCGCTCGGTGAGAGGGCGTGTCGATGCCGTAAGGGGGTGCATCGGCGCGTGCCGTGGTCGCCAGATAGTTGTTGTTGCCGTTGTCCACCAGAGAGTCTCCGAACACGAAGAAGGCGCGAGCCGCGGAAGACAGCGGGAGTGTCCCCAGTGCAAGCAAGCCGAGGACCAGAAGAAGACGCCAAGGAGCGGCCATGGCTGTGCAAACTGAGCTTGGGTTGCAGGGTTTGTGAGTCTGCAGCGTGGTAGGTTTATATAGTAGGAGTCATGGACATCTTTTACCTTCCCTTCCCAGTTACCGAAGGCCATGAAGGGGGACTACAGGAGCGCAGGAAGAGCCATGCGAGTTACCAGAGAAGAGCTTAATTGGTGCATTCTGCTCTTTAAAGTGTTTGGTGGAAGCTCTAACTGCTCCTTGCTCAGTAGAACACACTGTACCAATGATCAATCAATGTTCTCTTCATCTTTATTGATGAAGAGAATGACACTCGAGAATCTAATCCAAATGCAGATCATGCATCAACATCAGCTGTCATTGTTGCTATGTATCACTGAAGTGCACTCATTTTTCTATATCTTCTATGATTATTGCTGATCACAAATCTATGCTGATGTATAATACTACGAGGTTGCCTAATTTATGAGCAGGTTTCATGTGATGCTCATAACTTGGTCTGGTCCCATTTGAGTTTTCTATTGGACAAGAAAGTCCTCTCTGGTTCATTTATTTTGGTGTCTAATTCATTCTCCCTCTCTTTTTATCTCTCTTGAATTTGAAGGTTTATTAGTGGATTTactcattttatattaaatttcttGTTTAATGTTATAAAACTAAATTAGACCATCCGATTTTTTATAGCGAAATTGATTTCCATCAAACGTTCGAAATTTTtaatagaataaataattaataaaacatTACAACAATCGAAATTCACATATCgttaagaattttaagatgaaTGATTTATATTAATCGATAAATTGGATTACTGAATGTCGATAAATAAGATGAGAATTTCAAGATGAATGATTTAcattaattaataaattagaCTACTCGATAAGTAGAATAAGTGTATGCATGTTAGATATTGAATATGTTTTCTATTtaatatttgaaaataataaaattattaaaagaaaagtAAAATTCCGATAGAAATAAAAATTCTTTTGGATCATTACCGATCAGTACTAACCGATGGAACAAAATTAAGAACATACAACTTAGATCATTAACTATGTTAAATTTCAACCTGAAactttgagaataatattcttcccGACGTCTCAAGAACACTtcgttactctctctctctctctctctctccctcgccaTTTTGTCCTTGCTGAAAGTTCTACTTACTCGACGAGACTACAAATCCTGTCAAGGTCATGATGGCGCCAACGCCTGAGATCTCACCACCTTCCTCCTCATAATAATGGAGTGAGAAAGAAGGAGACACATGATATAAAGGCTAAGGCAGTGTGAAATGAATAAATGAACCTACTTTCCGGAAACAACACCAATCTACTAATAAGTTGGCATTTCAGTCTTTAATCCAATCATGGTTTGATCTAACCTAGGTTAGGTGCATCATCTATCTTATTCAGATAACCTAACTTAttcaacaaaagatttaaattatGCTTTAGTGTATCGCAACTTTCAATTATTAGTGATACGAGACTAATCTCGAACTCGAGTTAGAACATGAAGATCGTAATTTTTTTCGTATCTAAATAGAGGGAAATAATTATGCACACTACTATACTAAGAAATGTGCATAAATAATTATGCACATTTTTTCATAAGTCTcataaatttgaaaaaaattatgaaacttACAGACTAATCGTTATATTATATGGCCCGATTAATTTTGTTAAGATATATTGAAGTTCTAATTTGATATCGCTTAATGTTATCATCCAACAAAaatgaagtctatttatattaCGAAGAAAGGATAAAGATACTATAATTTCCTTCTTGCATATTTGTAATCAAACAAAGACATTCTATTATGACATCAAAATATATGCAAATGTAACCTCGATATATGATTActtgatttcaatcatcacattatGTTATTTcgtattataaatttttaatcttacaAAAATCTCATAATGCCAAATGTATATATGCCATCATTGGCGAGGTGAAGCAGTAAATCCATTTATTTTAAGCATAGACTCGATAAATTCAAGTa encodes:
- the LOC135629628 gene encoding uncharacterized protein LOC135629628 isoform X1, with the translated sequence MDEVAQAVANIKKEWDQSILQIQEHIKSIESCGTSGRGTEEANSLPRLNGAAQDALALLRSLQFKLDFLAQQLSTEEEMQSAQLTLEFWKEQYQTLHSSLRNANLQAKSNIRKAAQEERELLLGGGEESTIRRRNLQTKVGMTSAAESITESLRRTRQIMVQEVERSANTLATFEESTGVLRKAESEYKGHRSLLMRTRNLLSTMRRQDVLDRVILVLGFIVFISAVLYVVSKRIGLLYLQRKIAAAIKAGSVAREIGKEIQGVGDGMNGR
- the LOC135629628 gene encoding uncharacterized protein LOC135629628 isoform X2, translated to MDEVAQAVANIKKEWDQSILQIQEHIKSIESCGTSGRGTEEANSLPRLNGAAQDALALLRSLQFKLDFLAQQLSTEEEMQSAQLTLEFWKEQYQTLHSSLRNANLQAKSNIRKAAQEERELLLGGGEESTIRRRNLQTKVGMTSAAESITESLRRTRQIMVQEVERSANTLATFEESTGVLRKAESEYKGHRSLLMRTRNLLSTMRRQDVLDRIRFLLGSD
- the LOC135629675 gene encoding GDSL esterase/lipase At5g33370-like, which translates into the protein MAAPWRLLLVLGLLALGTLPLSSAARAFFVFGDSLVDNGNNNYLATTARADAPPYGIDTPSHRATGRFSNGKNVPDIVSEYLGAESTLPYLSPELHGERLLVGANFASAGIGILNDTGIQFANIIRITKQLQYFEQYQQRLSSLIGPEKTERLVNEGLVLITLGGNDFVNNYYLVPFSLRSRQFALPDYVRYLVSEYKKILSRLYELGSRRVLVTGIGPLGCVPAELALRSRTGACDPELQRVPDLYNPQLMQLLSDLNTQYGSSVFVAVNAYKMHMDFITNPGAYGFITSRVACCGQGPYNGIGLCTILSNLCPNRNIYAFWDAFHPTEKANRIIVSQFMTGLEEYMSPMNLSSILAMDART